One Methyloterricola oryzae genomic window, GGCGACGTGCTGATTACCTGGGAGAACGAGGCCTACCTGACCCTCAAGGAATACGGCAGCGACAAGTACGAAGTCGTGGTGCCCTCGGTGAGCATCCTGGCGGAGCCGCCGGTCACCGTGGTGGACGCCGTGGCCAAGAAGAAGGGCACGGAAAAGGCCGCCAGCGAGTACCTGCAGTACCTCTACAGCCCGGAAGGCCAGGAACTGGCCGCCAAGCACTATTACCGCCCGCGTGATGCGGCGGTGCTGGCCAAGCATGCCAGCCAGTTCAAGCCGGTCAGCCTGTTCACCATCGACGAGGTGTTCGGCGGCTGGAACAAGGCACAGACCACCCACTTCAATGATGGCGGGGTGTTCGATCAGATCTACAGCCAATAAGGCTTGCGTTGCCGGGGCGGCGGGCGGCTGCGGCCGCTTGGCGCCCCTCACCGGCTGGAAGGGCACAACTCTCGGAGGATAAGACCATGCCTTTATACGATCTAGTCGATTACTTCAACCAACGCATCACGGCGGAGCAGGGCCTCAAGTTCCCGCCCTTGAGCCTGCGTGGCGGGCAGGTGGAAAGCCGCTTCGGCGATTTGCGCCTGGCGACGGAGTTCCATCCCATCCGCCGCGCCGACACGCCGCGCCTGGTGTTCGGCCACGACGCCACCCTGCAGGCCTTCGAGCCGGATACCAGCCAGGCCACCGCGGCGCGGGTGTTCCATGCCGCCGACGTGGGCAGCATCATCAACCTGGACCGGCTGTGCCGCACCATCCACATGCTCAACTACCTTCCGGTCTCCCACGAGGGCGGGCATCTGTTCCTGCATGTGCACCCGCGCCATGTGCTGGGGGTGAAGCGCGACCACGGGGCCTACTTCGAGGAGGTGATCTTCCGCTGCGGCCTCTCGCCGCGGCGGGTGGTCATCACCGTGCCGGTGACGCCGCTGTATGACCGGCAGCTGACCGCCCTGCTGGAAGGCCTGAAGAACTACCAGCAGCGCGGCTACGGCACCGCCATCCAGTTCGACCACCAGGCCAACGAGGCTTTCCTCGA contains:
- a CDS encoding sulfate ABC transporter substrate-binding protein, yielding GDVLITWENEAYLTLKEYGSDKYEVVVPSVSILAEPPVTVVDAVAKKKGTEKAASEYLQYLYSPEGQELAAKHYYRPRDAAVLAKHASQFKPVSLFTIDEVFGGWNKAQTTHFNDGGVFDQIYSQ
- a CDS encoding EAL domain-containing protein, which gives rise to MPLYDLVDYFNQRITAEQGLKFPPLSLRGGQVESRFGDLRLATEFHPIRRADTPRLVFGHDATLQAFEPDTSQATAARVFHAADVGSIINLDRLCRTIHMLNYLPVSHEGGHLFLHVHPRHVLGVKRDHGAYFEEVIFRCGLSPRRVVITVPVTPLYDRQLTALLEGLKNYQQRGYGTAIQFDHQANEAFLERYCIEFLYRITPDFVRLDRGFFARLSRDEDDARRKTTLLSVIQSLDTQFLVEGIESERDEQLARLLRADLVTGGYYERREHRPEADPPLRATGL